A stretch of Methanosphaerula palustris E1-9c DNA encodes these proteins:
- a CDS encoding flavodoxin family protein encodes MEIKVLAFAASPRRHGNSETLLDWVIAAMEKKDGVVVEKVVLNEADVHPCKGCNACERLNRCVQDDGMTPLYDSIVDADVVIVALPIYCMGVCAQVKALIDRAQVFRSRKYVLHLPVIPVERVGKRVGLLIATAGQTWPYVFDGALPSVKCFFHVSAIRDPEMKYLLINGVDEAGAVKAHPTARTEAEAIADQTIALITERLSS; translated from the coding sequence ATGGAGATCAAGGTGCTCGCCTTTGCCGCAAGCCCACGCCGGCACGGAAACTCTGAGACCCTCCTCGACTGGGTTATTGCAGCGATGGAGAAGAAGGACGGCGTCGTGGTGGAGAAGGTGGTGCTGAACGAGGCGGATGTGCACCCGTGTAAGGGGTGCAATGCCTGTGAGAGATTGAACCGGTGCGTGCAGGACGACGGCATGACCCCCCTTTATGATTCGATTGTCGATGCAGATGTCGTGATAGTGGCCCTGCCCATCTACTGTATGGGGGTCTGTGCACAGGTCAAAGCTCTGATCGATCGGGCTCAGGTCTTCCGGTCGCGGAAGTACGTGTTGCATCTCCCGGTCATCCCGGTTGAACGGGTCGGGAAACGGGTAGGGTTGTTGATCGCGACTGCCGGGCAGACCTGGCCGTATGTCTTCGATGGAGCTCTCCCCTCGGTGAAGTGCTTCTTCCATGTCAGCGCTATCCGGGACCCGGAGATGAAGTATCTGCTGATCAACGGGGTCGACGAGGCCGGGGCAGTCAAGGCCCATCCGACCGCACGGACAGAGGCCGAAGCGATCGCCGATCAGACGATCGCCCTGATCACGGAGCGTCTCTCTTCATGA
- a CDS encoding peroxiredoxin: MELEDACGCGCEDEYAAMPILGEPAPDFTALTTQGELKLSDLKGKWVVLFSHPADFTPVCTTEFMGFAAVADELKALNVQLIGLSIDSVSAHLAWIHAIEEKMGVEIPFPVIADLDMRIASRYGMIHPAMSNTATVRSVFFIDDKGILRAMIYYPQTNGRYIPEIIRLVKALQTTDAHGVSTPVNWQPGEKVVVAPPKTVAQMKARAGEGYECKDWYLCYKSV, from the coding sequence ATGGAACTTGAAGATGCATGTGGATGCGGGTGTGAAGATGAGTACGCGGCGATGCCGATCCTCGGTGAACCTGCGCCAGATTTTACCGCCCTGACCACACAGGGTGAGTTGAAACTCTCTGATCTGAAAGGGAAGTGGGTCGTCCTCTTCTCACATCCAGCTGACTTTACGCCGGTCTGTACAACCGAATTCATGGGTTTTGCCGCAGTCGCTGATGAGTTGAAGGCACTGAATGTGCAGTTGATTGGTCTCTCCATTGACAGTGTCTCCGCACATCTCGCCTGGATCCATGCGATCGAGGAGAAGATGGGTGTCGAGATCCCGTTTCCGGTGATTGCAGACCTCGATATGCGGATAGCGTCACGATACGGGATGATCCATCCGGCGATGTCAAACACCGCGACGGTCCGTTCTGTCTTCTTCATCGATGACAAGGGGATCCTTCGGGCAATGATCTACTACCCGCAGACGAATGGTCGATATATCCCTGAGATTATCCGCCTGGTGAAGGCCCTGCAGACCACCGACGCCCATGGGGTTTCAACGCCTGTCAACTGGCAGCCTGGCGAGAAGGTCGTCGTCGCCCCGCCAAAGACAGTCGCCCAGATGAAGGCCCGTGCTGGCGAGGGCTATGAGTGCAAGGATTGGTACCTCTGCTATAAATCGGTCTGA
- a CDS encoding flavodoxin family protein: protein MEKRVIGILGSPLEEGNTALLLDTALQGAEKAGCAVEKIIVSQMQISGCMEMMHCKDHPICEVEDDMIPVYGKIRDCDGLIIATPIMTMGIPGELKCFMDRFQVFFMAKYVRRQPLVSAEREKQRQGLFIAISGMNRKDVFSGALLSVAAFFDIIGMRFADQLLINDMDQKQNLRNYPDLVDEAYTKGETLGRLLISTP, encoded by the coding sequence ATGGAGAAGAGAGTCATTGGGATACTCGGCAGCCCGCTTGAAGAGGGGAACACCGCATTGCTTCTGGATACTGCCCTTCAGGGGGCTGAAAAAGCCGGATGCGCCGTCGAGAAGATCATCGTCTCGCAGATGCAGATCTCTGGATGTATGGAGATGATGCACTGTAAAGACCACCCGATCTGCGAAGTCGAGGACGATATGATCCCGGTGTATGGGAAGATCAGAGACTGCGACGGATTGATCATCGCCACCCCGATCATGACGATGGGGATACCAGGTGAACTGAAGTGTTTTATGGACCGGTTCCAGGTCTTCTTTATGGCAAAGTATGTCAGACGGCAACCACTGGTCAGTGCAGAGCGTGAGAAGCAGCGACAGGGACTCTTCATTGCGATCTCAGGGATGAACAGGAAGGACGTCTTCTCCGGGGCATTGCTGAGTGTGGCTGCATTCTTCGACATCATCGGGATGAGATTTGCCGATCAGTTGCTGATCAATGACATGGACCAGAAACAGAACCTGCGCAACTACCCGGACCTGGTCGACGAGGCGTATACAAAGGGAGAGACACTCGGGAGACTGCTGATCAGCACCCCCTGA
- a CDS encoding adenylyltransferase/cytidyltransferase family protein, protein MRRIVATGTFDLLHPGHLFYLQESKKLGDELYVIVARDRNVKHKPRPIIPEEQRLQMVAALKPVDHALLGDTTDMFRPIEAIRPDVITLGFNQNFDPAVLTEALKARSLSAEVVRIGGYGDRVLCSSRRIVQRVIETRGPSLRVGQNTDPEDL, encoded by the coding sequence ATAAGGCGCATCGTCGCAACCGGGACCTTCGACCTCCTCCACCCCGGTCACCTCTTCTATCTGCAGGAGTCGAAGAAACTCGGGGACGAACTGTATGTGATCGTGGCCAGGGACCGGAATGTCAAGCACAAACCCCGACCGATCATCCCGGAAGAGCAGCGGCTGCAGATGGTTGCAGCATTAAAACCGGTGGACCATGCCCTGCTCGGGGACACCACCGATATGTTCCGGCCGATCGAGGCGATCAGGCCGGACGTGATCACACTCGGGTTCAATCAGAACTTCGACCCGGCAGTGCTGACCGAAGCGTTGAAGGCCCGGTCACTCTCTGCTGAGGTGGTCAGGATCGGTGGCTACGGGGACCGGGTGCTCTGCAGCTCCAGAAGGATCGTGCAACGGGTCATCGAGACCCGGGGGCCATCGCTTCGGGTCGGACAGAACACTGACCCTGAAGATCTCTGA
- a CDS encoding carboxymuconolactone decarboxylase family protein — translation MDQKMNELEEKIGKVPKIFKDLKDTNPDLFASVMGLDQLVWADGAISRQQKKLIAIAVAAAMRDQHAVRAQLAGAANLGVTLDQIEEALRVTFLLAGMPAYVYGRAAAEEICKK, via the coding sequence ATGGATCAGAAGATGAATGAACTGGAAGAGAAGATCGGCAAGGTGCCAAAGATCTTCAAGGATCTCAAGGATACCAACCCTGACCTGTTTGCAAGTGTGATGGGTCTGGACCAGCTGGTCTGGGCAGATGGTGCGATCTCGCGCCAGCAGAAGAAGTTGATTGCCATCGCTGTTGCGGCGGCGATGCGTGATCAGCATGCTGTTCGGGCACAACTGGCCGGGGCTGCAAATCTCGGGGTCACCCTCGATCAGATTGAAGAAGCGCTCCGTGTCACGTTCCTGCTCGCGGGGATGCCGGCCTATGTCTATGGCAGGGCTGCAGCAGAAGAGATCTGTAAGAAGTAA
- a CDS encoding Mov34/MPN/PAD-1 family protein, with translation MKVTGISRDLLDLLLEMGKDRHPYEFVGLLSERDGVIDEISLVPGTISGETSASVFMEMMPLDTHKCGSAHSHPNGVLYPSDADLSFFPRAGRYNLIIGYPYDEVDWVCFTADGERYPLEVIP, from the coding sequence ATGAAAGTCACCGGGATCAGCAGGGATCTCCTCGATCTCCTCCTTGAGATGGGAAAGGACCGCCATCCCTATGAATTTGTCGGGCTGTTGAGCGAGCGGGACGGGGTGATCGACGAGATCTCCCTGGTACCGGGCACCATCAGCGGGGAGACCTCAGCCAGCGTCTTCATGGAGATGATGCCCCTGGACACCCACAAGTGTGGGTCCGCCCACAGCCACCCCAATGGGGTGCTGTATCCCTCCGATGCGGATCTATCGTTTTTCCCCCGGGCAGGACGTTATAACCTGATCATCGGGTATCCCTATGATGAAGTGGACTGGGTCTGTTTTACAGCAGATGGCGAGCGTTACCCGCTTGAGGTGATCCCATAA
- a CDS encoding desulfoferrodoxin FeS4 iron-binding domain-containing protein, producing MVNVSKVGQVYVCNICGNVVEVKEVGGGELICCGEPMTIRE from the coding sequence ATGGTGAATGTATCGAAAGTTGGGCAGGTTTACGTCTGTAATATCTGTGGAAATGTTGTGGAAGTCAAGGAAGTCGGCGGCGGCGAACTGATCTGCTGCGGTGAACCGATGACTATCAGAGAGTGA
- a CDS encoding zinc ribbon-containing protein, with amino-acid sequence MNHSVRTLTEGDHVKAGNKVSPGKYVCIDCGYETELSDTEQDLRKCPKCSCEEYQCFPMTHIRPDIKTVEDVQHPPKRGDSAQ; translated from the coding sequence ATGAACCATTCGGTGAGAACTCTGACAGAAGGAGATCATGTTAAAGCAGGGAACAAGGTTAGTCCAGGAAAATATGTCTGTATCGACTGCGGTTATGAAACCGAACTCTCGGATACAGAACAGGACCTGCGGAAGTGTCCGAAGTGCTCGTGCGAAGAGTACCAGTGCTTCCCGATGACGCATATCAGGCCTGACATCAAGACCGTCGAAGATGTGCAGCACCCTCCGAAGAGAGGGGACAGCGCTCAGTAA
- a CDS encoding flavodoxin family protein: protein MTAVRVLGVLGSPHRHGNTEVLLDHFLAGAQEAGGEIEKVVLINLQYRPCRGCNACHKTGICVLHDDAIPLIERMAGIDCCVIASPIYSMGITAELKALVDRGQYLWAQRWILKTRPEKLADPACRRGVFLSTAGLSKETVFDAALPVMTAFFHGLGFADYERLTVNGMDRYGGIEGHPTALVDASNLGESVVRDLQGQCSVRPEAMAPGSR, encoded by the coding sequence ATGACCGCAGTTCGGGTGCTCGGTGTGCTTGGATCTCCACATCGGCATGGCAACACTGAGGTGCTGCTCGATCACTTCCTTGCCGGGGCTCAGGAGGCTGGGGGTGAGATTGAAAAGGTGGTGCTGATCAATCTACAGTATCGTCCGTGCAGGGGGTGCAACGCCTGCCATAAAACCGGGATCTGCGTGCTGCATGACGATGCCATCCCACTGATCGAACGGATGGCCGGCATCGACTGCTGTGTGATTGCCTCTCCAATCTACAGTATGGGGATCACCGCGGAACTGAAGGCGCTGGTCGACCGGGGACAGTATCTCTGGGCACAGCGCTGGATCTTAAAGACCCGGCCGGAGAAACTGGCCGATCCTGCCTGCCGGCGCGGGGTCTTCCTCTCGACCGCCGGTCTCTCCAAGGAGACCGTCTTCGATGCAGCCCTTCCGGTGATGACCGCATTCTTTCATGGCCTTGGGTTTGCAGACTATGAACGGCTGACTGTGAACGGGATGGACCGGTATGGGGGGATTGAGGGCCACCCAACCGCACTCGTCGACGCATCGAACCTCGGAGAATCAGTCGTCAGAGATCTTCAGGGTCAGTGTTCTGTCCGACCCGAAGCGATGGCCCCCGGGTCTCGATGA